TTTTACTATTTCTTTGATTCTTGCTTTCTTAGCAGATAATCCTCTTAAGTAGTAAAGTTTAGATCTTCTTACTCTACCAACTTTTAGAACTTCGATTCTGTCAATATTTGGAGAATTAACAGGGATTATTCTTTCTACTCCAATTCCTGCTGTAACTTTTCTTACAGTGAAAGTTTTTGCAACTCCTCGACCATTTACTCTGATTACAACTCCTTCAAATAATTGAACTCTTTCTTTGTTTCCTTCTTTTACTTTGTAGTACACTCCAATAGTGTCCCCAGCTTTGAATTGTGGAATATCACTTCTTAGATATTCTTTTTCAACTAACTCAATTAATTTTTCTTTTATTTTAAGTTTTCAGTATCTCCTATCTCTGATAATCTCATATATTCTTTTATTATTTCAAACCAAGGACTCTCTTTTTTACCTAAGCCCCTTTGAAAGAAACTATTATCCATAAAATTAAAGTAAAATTTAAC
Above is a window of Fusobacterium massiliense DNA encoding:
- the rplS gene encoding 50S ribosomal protein L19 — its product is MKEKLIELVEKEYLRSDIPQFKAGDTIGVYYKVKEGNKERVQLFEGVVIRVNGRGVAKTFTVRKVTAGIGVERIIPVNSPNIDRIEVLKVGRVRRSKLYYLRGLSAKKARIKEIVK